A window from Festucalex cinctus isolate MCC-2025b chromosome 12, RoL_Fcin_1.0, whole genome shotgun sequence encodes these proteins:
- the LOC144031151 gene encoding cdc42 effector protein 2, producing MPLRASLHRKPNTSRWSSRHSKRREVLSVNMISLPLADFRHISHIKNDANRDSFGDLSFLKMDHNLLLQSSQSEQNIFLACSPPPKPPRLNMEAESSESPDWPVDYQDNASQKRKKCSSMPLLDNEEGQTELVGRNERGKNVVTNQFSQAGWGDLSADMNGNSSEVSDKTKGQQKEEDSGFSFSLDLGPSILDDVLQVMDKLQQ from the coding sequence ATGCCACTTAGAGCATCCTTGCATAGAAAACCAAACACGAGCCGTTGGTCAAGCAGACATTCAAAGCGCAGAGAGGTTCTCTCTGTCAACATGATCAGTCTACCGCTGGCTGATTTCCGCCATATTTCCCATATTAAAAATGACGCCAATAGAGACAGCTTTGGAGACCTTTCCTTCTTAAAAATGGACCACAATCTGCTTCTACAAAGCTCCCAAAGTGAGCAAAACATCTTCTTGGCTTGCTCTCCACCGCCAAAGCCCCCTCGTCTGAATATGGAGGCCGAGAGTTCAGAGAGCCCGGACTGGCCTGTGGACTACCAGGACAATGCCAGCCAGAAGAGGAAGAAATGCAGCTCCATGCCACTGCTGGACAACGAGGAAGGTCAGACTGAATTGGTGGGCAGGAATGAAAGAGGAAAAAACGTTGTGACCAATCAGTTTTCCCAAGCTGGATGGGGCGACCTAAGTGCAGACATGAATGGGAACTCTTCAGAGGTCAGTGACAAGACTAAAGGACAACAGAAAGAGGAGGACAGTGGCTTTTCTTTTAGCCTGGACCTGGGTCCTTCCATTTTGGACGATGTTCTGCAGGTGATGGACAAACTTCAACAGTGA